In one window of Prevotella fusca JCM 17724 DNA:
- the cysS gene encoding cysteine--tRNA ligase — MQDLVIYNTLHRKKELFQPIAAPNVGMYVCGPTVYGDPHLGHARPAITFDILFRYLKHIGYKVRYVRNITDVGHLEHDADEGDDKIEKKARLEQLEPMEIAQYYTNRYHDAMRSLNVLPPSIEPHATGHIIEQEELVKQILANGYAYESNGSIYFDVAKYDKDHRYGVLSGRNLTDMVNNSRELAGVGEKRNQVDFALWKRAMPEHIMRWPSPWSDGFPGWHCECTAMGRKYLGDHFDIHGGGMDLIFPHHECEIAQAVASQGDEMVKYWMHNNMITINGQKMGKSLGNFITLEQFFTGEHDTLTQAYSPMTIRFFILSAHYRGTVDFSNEALQAAEKGYERLMNGIEDLVRIQTAAASDENTKKFVAVFRQKCYDAMNDDLMTPAAISTLFEACHLVNILIDHKAQISADDLKELTEVMHIFAFDILGLQNERGANNDAREEAYGKVVDMVLDLRAKAKAEKNWAVSDQIRDALADAGFQVKDTKDGVTWKLDR, encoded by the coding sequence ATGCAAGACTTAGTTATTTACAATACACTGCATCGCAAGAAGGAACTCTTCCAACCGATTGCAGCACCTAACGTGGGAATGTATGTCTGTGGACCGACAGTTTATGGCGACCCGCACCTCGGACATGCGCGTCCTGCTATTACCTTTGATATTCTTTTCCGCTATCTGAAGCACATCGGGTACAAGGTTCGCTATGTTCGTAACATCACGGATGTAGGTCATTTGGAACATGATGCTGACGAAGGTGACGACAAGATTGAGAAGAAGGCACGTCTTGAGCAGCTTGAGCCGATGGAGATAGCACAGTATTACACGAACCGCTATCACGATGCGATGCGTTCGCTGAACGTATTGCCACCGAGCATTGAACCACATGCAACAGGTCATATCATTGAGCAGGAAGAGCTTGTAAAGCAGATTCTTGCCAACGGCTATGCCTATGAAAGCAATGGAAGCATTTACTTTGATGTGGCGAAATACGACAAGGACCACCGCTATGGTGTGCTTTCTGGGCGTAATCTCACCGACATGGTCAATAATTCACGGGAGCTGGCAGGCGTTGGCGAGAAGCGTAATCAGGTAGACTTTGCACTCTGGAAGCGTGCCATGCCAGAGCATATCATGCGTTGGCCGTCACCTTGGAGCGATGGCTTCCCGGGCTGGCACTGTGAGTGTACGGCGATGGGACGCAAGTATCTGGGCGACCACTTCGATATTCACGGTGGTGGTATGGACCTTATCTTCCCGCATCATGAGTGTGAGATTGCTCAAGCTGTGGCTTCACAGGGTGATGAGATGGTGAAGTATTGGATGCACAACAATATGATTACCATCAACGGACAGAAGATGGGCAAGTCGCTTGGCAACTTCATTACGCTCGAACAGTTCTTTACCGGCGAGCATGATACGCTCACACAGGCTTACTCTCCGATGACGATTCGCTTCTTCATCCTCTCTGCCCACTATCGTGGAACAGTCGACTTCTCCAACGAGGCACTGCAGGCTGCTGAGAAGGGATACGAGCGTCTGATGAATGGTATTGAGGACTTGGTACGCATACAGACTGCTGCCGCATCTGATGAGAATACAAAGAAGTTTGTTGCTGTCTTCCGCCAGAAGTGCTATGATGCGATGAATGACGACCTGATGACGCCTGCTGCCATCTCAACTCTCTTTGAGGCATGCCACTTGGTGAACATCCTCATCGACCACAAGGCGCAGATTTCAGCCGATGACCTCAAGGAACTTACTGAGGTAATGCACATCTTTGCCTTCGATATCCTTGGTCTTCAGAATGAGCGTGGAGCTAACAACGATGCCCGTGAGGAGGCTTACGGCAAGGTTGTTGATATGGTTCTCGACCTCCGTGCAAAGGCGAAAGCTGAGAAGAACTGGGCAGTCAGCGACCAGATTCGTGATGCCCTCGCTGATGCCGGCTTCCAGGTTAAGGACACCAAGGACGGTGTTACGTGGAAACTTGACCGATAA
- the cdd gene encoding cytidine deaminase: MKTIDISIKIGFCQTEELSTADQHLIQKAIEATGNSYSPYSRFRVGAALLLADGTEVMGANQENAAFPSGLCAERSAIFAAQSNYPDQAVTTLAIAAANEYGLMRDPIVPCGACRQVILEIEDRYKQPVRILLYGTAGVYVINSVKDLLPLQFVSESMK; the protein is encoded by the coding sequence ATGAAAACAATAGACATAAGCATCAAAATCGGATTCTGCCAGACTGAAGAGCTCTCAACAGCAGACCAGCACCTTATCCAGAAGGCTATAGAAGCAACCGGCAACAGCTATTCTCCCTACAGCCGCTTCCGTGTCGGGGCAGCCTTGCTGCTTGCTGACGGGACAGAAGTCATGGGAGCAAACCAGGAGAACGCAGCCTTTCCGTCAGGTTTGTGTGCTGAGCGTTCGGCTATCTTTGCTGCCCAGTCCAATTATCCCGACCAAGCTGTCACCACACTTGCCATTGCTGCGGCTAATGAGTATGGGCTGATGCGTGACCCGATAGTTCCTTGTGGTGCCTGCCGGCAGGTCATTCTGGAGATAGAGGACCGTTACAAGCAGCCTGTCCGCATCCTTCTTTACGGTACAGCAGGCGTGTATGTCATCAATAGTGTAAAGGACCTTCTGCCGCTCCAGTTCGTCAGCGAGTCAATGAAGTAG
- a CDS encoding DUF4982 domain-containing protein, whose protein sequence is MKTRIFITLLLICHTTLNWAQNRVTELRTWKFSHDSLHWQTVNIPHDWAISGPFDKKWDLQCVAIEQNGEKQATEKSGRSGALPWIGEGWYSHQLTIKNRKDFSHAYLCFDGAMSEPIVYINGKEAGRWAYGYNAFRIDATKYLKKGENTIIVHLNNREESSRWYPGAGLYRPVRLVLTPEMRIDPWNVYIRTTRLDDDGATLSIDAKVDGWDGKKKLIAIAYGSADGQPEQTELTLDPLTGIAHAELKWKKGKYSVWTPEQPVLIPLGIYTRNKGTLLPLYTTKTAVRTVSVSKEKGFQLNGVSRKIQGVCLHHDLGPLGAAENKAALIRQIKQMKDMGADAIRTAHNMPSELFAQLCDSLGMMVMAESFDMWVYPKCKNGYARFFNDWADKDIENLVRHHRNHPSIVMWSIGNEIPEQWSEEGRQIAGRLQEICHRLDPSRPVTQGMDRAEEALKAGFAQVMDVPGFNYRVYKYNRNIAQLPKGFLLGSETASTVSSRGVYKFPVRWGVAEAEKDGQVSSYDTQWCSWSNLPEEDFIAMEDLPYTIGQFIWTGTDYLGEPTPYDEYWPSRSSYFGACDLAGLPKDRYYLYRAVWNRNKPTLHLLPHWTWNGREGQVTPVFCYSSYPEAELFVNGKSQGRRRKAGKEVQGEAATGKAATPEEARQRAERYRMIWDNVVYEPGELKVVAYDEQGKAADSVSVYTAGKPHKLLLEPDKSTCGIPSANLVYITVTMLDEQGNPVPDADNELFFTVSGAGRFKAVCNGDPTSLESFTEPQMKLFHGKLVITLEGNNKKGNITLTVHDKGQEISERIIIHNTGNELQAPDL, encoded by the coding sequence ATGAAAACAAGAATATTCATCACCCTGCTGTTAATTTGTCATACCACACTCAACTGGGCACAGAACCGAGTGACAGAGCTTCGGACATGGAAGTTTTCACACGACAGCCTACACTGGCAGACCGTGAACATTCCCCATGACTGGGCTATCAGCGGTCCCTTCGACAAGAAATGGGACTTACAATGCGTGGCAATAGAACAGAACGGCGAGAAACAGGCTACTGAAAAGAGCGGACGTAGCGGGGCGTTACCGTGGATAGGAGAAGGATGGTACAGCCATCAGCTGACCATCAAGAACCGTAAAGACTTTTCCCACGCTTATCTTTGCTTTGATGGTGCGATGTCAGAACCCATTGTCTACATCAACGGAAAGGAAGCTGGACGGTGGGCATACGGCTACAATGCCTTCCGAATTGATGCTACAAAATACCTGAAGAAAGGCGAAAATACGATTATCGTACATCTCAATAACCGTGAGGAAAGCTCACGCTGGTATCCCGGAGCAGGACTTTATCGCCCTGTAAGACTGGTCCTTACGCCCGAAATGCGTATTGACCCGTGGAATGTCTATATACGTACAACCCGCCTCGATGACGATGGTGCTACACTTTCCATTGACGCAAAGGTTGACGGATGGGACGGTAAAAAGAAGCTGATAGCAATTGCCTACGGTAGTGCAGACGGGCAGCCGGAACAGACAGAACTGACCCTTGACCCACTCACAGGCATTGCACACGCCGAACTGAAATGGAAGAAAGGTAAATATAGCGTATGGACCCCAGAACAGCCCGTCCTCATTCCCCTTGGCATCTACACCCGAAACAAAGGCACGCTGCTACCTCTTTACACCACGAAGACGGCTGTCCGCACCGTTTCAGTCTCTAAGGAAAAGGGCTTTCAGCTGAATGGTGTCAGCAGGAAGATACAAGGTGTATGCCTGCATCACGACCTCGGACCACTCGGAGCAGCGGAAAACAAGGCGGCACTGATACGTCAGATAAAACAGATGAAGGACATGGGAGCAGACGCCATACGCACTGCCCACAATATGCCCTCAGAACTCTTCGCACAGCTTTGTGACTCCCTGGGAATGATGGTAATGGCTGAAAGTTTCGATATGTGGGTCTACCCCAAGTGCAAGAACGGCTATGCACGGTTCTTCAACGACTGGGCTGACAAGGATATAGAGAATCTCGTAAGGCATCATCGCAACCATCCCAGCATCGTGATGTGGAGCATCGGCAACGAAATTCCCGAACAGTGGAGCGAAGAAGGTCGGCAGATTGCCGGAAGGCTACAGGAAATCTGTCATCGGCTCGACCCCTCACGCCCCGTAACACAGGGTATGGACCGGGCTGAAGAAGCCTTGAAAGCAGGCTTTGCACAGGTAATGGACGTGCCGGGATTCAACTACCGTGTCTATAAATACAACCGCAACATAGCACAACTGCCCAAGGGTTTTCTCTTAGGGTCAGAGACTGCCTCGACAGTCTCAAGCCGTGGGGTCTACAAGTTTCCTGTCCGCTGGGGCGTGGCAGAGGCTGAAAAGGACGGACAGGTGTCAAGCTACGACACGCAATGGTGCTCGTGGAGCAATCTGCCAGAGGAGGACTTTATCGCTATGGAGGACCTTCCCTATACCATCGGACAGTTTATTTGGACAGGAACGGACTACCTTGGCGAACCAACTCCTTACGATGAATACTGGCCCAGTCGTAGCAGTTACTTCGGAGCGTGCGACCTTGCAGGGCTGCCTAAGGACCGTTACTATCTCTATCGGGCGGTATGGAACAGGAACAAGCCAACACTTCACCTCCTTCCCCATTGGACATGGAACGGACGTGAGGGACAGGTGACGCCCGTCTTCTGCTATTCAAGCTACCCGGAGGCGGAACTCTTCGTCAATGGGAAGTCGCAGGGACGACGCAGGAAGGCTGGAAAAGAAGTGCAGGGCGAGGCTGCTACAGGAAAAGCAGCTACTCCCGAAGAAGCCCGACAGCGTGCCGAACGCTATCGGATGATATGGGACAACGTCGTCTATGAGCCCGGAGAGCTGAAGGTTGTGGCATACGATGAGCAGGGAAAGGCAGCTGATTCCGTTTCAGTCTACACTGCCGGAAAACCTCATAAGCTACTACTTGAGCCCGACAAGTCCACCTGCGGCATCCCCAGTGCCAACCTTGTCTACATCACAGTGACAATGCTTGACGAGCAGGGCAATCCCGTTCCGGATGCTGACAACGAACTCTTCTTCACCGTGTCAGGTGCCGGACGGTTCAAAGCGGTCTGCAATGGCGACCCGACCTCATTGGAGTCATTCACCGAACCACAGATGAAACTCTTTCATGGTAAACTTGTCATTACGCTGGAAGGAAACAACAAGAAAGGCAACATCACACTGACTGTACACGACAAGGGGCAGGAAATCAGTGAGAGAATAATCATCCACAATACTGGCAACGAACTGCAGGCACCCGACTTGTGA
- a CDS encoding Na/Pi cotransporter family protein — translation MSIWIFFKLIGALALLMFGMKAMSESLQKMAGPQLRHVLGAMTTNRFTGILTGTFITGAVQSSTATTVMTVSFVNAGLLTLVQAISVIMGANIGTTLTAWIMSAGFSFNITDFVWPAFFIGIVLIYSKKRKLIGDFLFGISFMFLGLGTLRQTGIDMDLAHNQAVLDFFSQFDPKSFFTTIVFLLIGSVLTMCVQSSAAIMAITMILCSTGVLPIYQGIALVMGENIGTTVTSNLAALTANTQARRAAMAHMVFNVFGVIWVLCIFHPFINMVCSWVGYDVDMPKGAAGFAANAAKLSFVLAAFHTAFNITNTLILVGPIKYLEKLVCKIIKPKSKKDEDEFRLHFIQAGIMKTPELSVLEASKEIKSFAERIQRMFGMVRELLGEKDTDKFTKLYSRIEKYEGISDNMEIEIAKYLDQVSNAHLSDETKEKVRSMLREISELESIGDACFNIARTENRRFHGKEDFTDEQYDHMHQMFELTDDALTQMNRILVGHRQDNDVNRSFNIENEINNYRNQLRSQNINDVNDHKYTYAIGTMYMDIIQECEKLGDYVVNVVEARMGVRQQDA, via the coding sequence ATGTCGATTTGGATTTTTTTTAAGCTCATTGGTGCATTGGCATTGCTGATGTTCGGTATGAAGGCAATGAGCGAGAGCCTGCAGAAAATGGCAGGTCCACAGCTGCGCCACGTCCTTGGCGCAATGACTACTAATCGTTTTACAGGTATTCTTACGGGTACATTCATCACAGGTGCTGTCCAGTCGTCAACGGCAACGACGGTGATGACGGTCAGCTTCGTGAATGCCGGGCTGCTGACACTGGTTCAGGCAATCTCGGTCATCATGGGTGCGAACATCGGAACGACGCTTACGGCATGGATTATGTCGGCTGGTTTCTCGTTCAATATCACCGACTTCGTGTGGCCGGCATTCTTTATCGGTATCGTTCTGATTTACTCCAAGAAGCGTAAACTCATCGGAGACTTCCTCTTCGGAATCTCGTTTATGTTCCTTGGACTGGGTACTTTGCGTCAGACAGGTATCGACATGGACCTCGCACACAATCAGGCTGTGCTCGATTTCTTCAGCCAGTTCGACCCCAAGAGCTTCTTTACGACAATCGTTTTCCTGCTCATTGGTAGCGTGCTGACCATGTGTGTGCAGAGTTCTGCTGCCATCATGGCTATCACGATGATCCTCTGTTCAACGGGCGTGCTGCCCATTTATCAGGGTATTGCGCTGGTGATGGGTGAGAATATCGGAACGACCGTAACCTCAAATCTCGCCGCCTTGACCGCAAACACGCAGGCACGGCGTGCGGCAATGGCACACATGGTGTTCAATGTCTTCGGAGTTATCTGGGTATTGTGCATCTTCCATCCTTTTATCAACATGGTATGTAGCTGGGTTGGATATGATGTTGACATGCCAAAGGGTGCTGCCGGCTTTGCTGCCAATGCTGCCAAGCTGAGCTTTGTGCTTGCTGCTTTCCACACAGCGTTCAATATTACGAATACGCTTATCCTTGTCGGACCAATCAAGTATCTGGAAAAACTGGTCTGCAAGATCATCAAGCCTAAGTCCAAGAAGGATGAGGATGAGTTCCGTCTGCACTTCATTCAGGCTGGTATCATGAAGACTCCGGAGCTTTCAGTGCTTGAGGCTTCAAAGGAGATAAAGTCGTTTGCCGAGCGTATCCAGCGTATGTTCGGCATGGTGCGTGAGCTGCTTGGCGAGAAGGATACTGATAAATTTACCAAACTCTACAGCCGCATCGAGAAGTATGAAGGTATTTCTGACAACATGGAGATTGAGATTGCCAAGTATCTTGACCAGGTTTCAAATGCCCATCTGAGTGATGAAACGAAGGAGAAGGTGCGTTCCATGCTTCGTGAAATCTCTGAGTTGGAGAGTATCGGCGATGCTTGTTTCAATATTGCACGCACTGAGAACCGACGCTTCCATGGTAAGGAAGACTTCACTGACGAGCAGTATGACCACATGCACCAGATGTTTGAGCTTACGGATGATGCCCTGACGCAGATGAACCGAATCCTCGTGGGACACCGTCAGGACAATGATGTAAACCGTTCGTTCAACATCGAGAACGAAATCAATAACTATCGTAACCAGCTGCGTTCCCAGAATATCAACGATGTGAACGACCACAAGTACACCTATGCCATAGGAACAATGTACATGGATATCATCCAGGAGTGTGAGAAGTTGGGCGACTATGTTGTCAATGTTGTTGAGGCACGCATGGGTGTACGCCAGCAGGATGCCTGA
- a CDS encoding DUF4250 domain-containing protein — MDYLPKDPAILVSSVNMLLRDEEFDTLESLCYNFDEDADKIKAYLYDAGYVYSVEQRQFRPIGFDERSA, encoded by the coding sequence ATGGATTATTTACCCAAAGACCCTGCGATATTGGTAAGCAGTGTAAATATGCTGCTGCGTGATGAAGAGTTTGACACTCTGGAGTCGCTTTGTTATAACTTCGATGAAGATGCTGATAAGATTAAAGCCTATCTGTATGATGCAGGCTATGTCTACAGCGTAGAACAGCGTCAGTTCCGCCCGATAGGTTTTGATGAAAGGAGTGCTTAG
- a CDS encoding nucleoside kinase, whose protein sequence is MRQVLQIRCKNNKKTQEVPMGSTLSDIYREINLQMTYGPVSAKVNNKVEGLHFRVYRNKDIEFLDLHTPSGIRTYTRSLFLVLCKAVHDLYTGSEVVIDIPVSNGYYCNLKLGHAITAEDVDRIRTRMKEIIDARMPIQRYETTTEEAVRMFEELGDTQKAKLLRSSGSLYTVHYVLDDYKDYYYGSMLTNTAQLHLFGLEPYFDGVLLRIPSIQDPSKLGEMVRQDKMFEVFKEHHRWQSILGIKTVGDFNEALKNGFSTDLINVSEALQEKKISQIADTIAGRKQTKVVLIAGPSSSGKTTFCKRLSVQLLASGVKPVQISLDDYFVNREETPKDENGELDYESIYALNIPLINEQFNALFRGEEVELPKYNFQTGTSEKSGKKLHLGENNVLLVEGIHALNPVLTDQIADEKKFKIYASALTTILLDDHNYIPTTDNRLLRRIVRDHKYRGCSAQDTIHRWPSVRAGENKWIFPYQEQADVMFNTAMLFELAVIKPQAEEVLEQVPENCEEYAEAYRLRKFLKYFAPLPFRNLPPTSLLREFLGGSSFKY, encoded by the coding sequence ATGAGACAAGTACTGCAAATCCGTTGCAAAAATAATAAAAAAACTCAAGAAGTCCCAATGGGAAGTACACTTTCTGACATTTATAGGGAAATTAATCTGCAAATGACCTATGGACCAGTAAGTGCGAAAGTAAATAATAAGGTGGAAGGACTCCACTTCCGTGTCTATCGTAACAAGGACATAGAGTTCCTCGACCTGCACACACCATCGGGTATCCGGACCTATACCCGTTCGCTCTTCCTCGTTCTCTGCAAGGCTGTACACGACCTTTATACGGGCAGTGAAGTGGTGATTGACATCCCTGTTTCAAACGGTTACTACTGTAATCTGAAGCTCGGGCATGCCATCACTGCAGAGGATGTTGACCGTATCCGTACACGGATGAAGGAGATTATCGATGCACGGATGCCCATACAACGCTACGAAACCACCACGGAAGAAGCCGTAAGGATGTTTGAAGAACTGGGCGATACACAGAAGGCAAAGCTGCTACGCAGCAGCGGTTCGCTCTATACGGTCCATTATGTGCTGGATGACTATAAGGATTATTACTACGGCTCGATGCTTACAAACACCGCACAGCTCCACCTCTTCGGACTTGAGCCTTACTTTGATGGCGTCCTGCTCCGCATCCCTTCCATACAGGACCCGTCCAAACTGGGCGAAATGGTACGGCAGGACAAAATGTTCGAGGTGTTCAAGGAACATCACCGCTGGCAGAGTATTCTGGGAATAAAGACCGTCGGCGACTTCAACGAAGCACTCAAGAACGGCTTTTCAACCGACCTTATCAACGTCAGCGAGGCACTGCAGGAAAAGAAAATATCACAGATTGCCGATACCATTGCCGGACGGAAGCAGACTAAAGTAGTGCTCATTGCCGGACCCTCATCAAGCGGTAAGACCACATTCTGCAAGCGACTCTCGGTACAGCTCCTTGCAAGTGGCGTGAAACCCGTGCAGATTTCGCTTGACGACTACTTCGTGAACAGGGAAGAAACACCGAAGGATGAAAATGGAGAACTTGACTATGAGAGCATCTATGCACTGAACATTCCGCTCATCAATGAGCAGTTCAACGCCCTTTTCCGTGGAGAGGAAGTGGAATTGCCTAAGTATAATTTCCAGACTGGAACGAGTGAGAAGAGCGGCAAGAAACTGCATCTCGGCGAGAACAACGTGCTGCTTGTGGAGGGAATACACGCCCTTAACCCCGTACTGACCGATCAGATAGCAGATGAAAAGAAGTTCAAAATCTACGCATCTGCCCTCACAACCATCCTGCTGGACGACCACAACTACATCCCGACGACTGACAACCGACTGCTCCGGCGCATTGTACGCGACCACAAATACCGTGGCTGTTCGGCACAGGACACCATCCACCGCTGGCCAAGTGTGCGTGCCGGCGAGAACAAGTGGATTTTCCCTTATCAGGAACAGGCGGATGTAATGTTCAATACTGCCATGCTCTTCGAGCTTGCCGTCATCAAACCGCAGGCTGAAGAAGTGCTGGAACAGGTGCCCGAGAACTGTGAGGAATATGCTGAAGCCTATCGCCTGCGAAAGTTCCTGAAGTATTTTGCACCGCTTCCTTTCCGCAATCTTCCCCCGACATCCCTGCTGCGAGAGTTCCTCGGAGGCAGTTCGTTCAAGTATTAA